In Paenibacillus stellifer, the DNA window AACCGCAGAATCCCGGACGACTCCCGATTTGCCCACCTTCTCCCTGCCAGCCTCGAACTGCGGTTTGATGAGCGCTACGATATCAGCGGGACGCTGCAGCAGTTCCTTAAGCGGAGGCAGAATAATTTTGAGCGAAATGAAAGAGACGTCAATGCTCGCAAAATCCGGAGCCGGCCCCTGCAGATCAGAAGGCGTCATATAACGGAAATTGGTCCGTTCCATGACACAGACGCGCTTATCTTCCCGGAGCGACCAATCCAGTTGGTTGTAGCCAACATCAATGGCATATACATAGCTCGCTCCGTTCTGCAGCGCGCAGTCGGTAAATCCGCCGGTCGAAGCGCCGATATCGAGCATCGTTCTTCCGGTGACATCAATTCCGAAGGTGCGCAGCGCCTTCTCCAGCTTGAGCCCGCCCCGGCTCACATAGGGATGCACAGCGCCCTTCACCTTAAGGACTGAACTGCGCGGCACCTTCATGCCCGCCTTCTCGATCCGTTCCTCGTCAGCGAGCACAAGACCGGCCATGATGGCTGCCTTGGCCTTCTCCCGGCTCTCATAGAAACCCTGCTCGACAAGCAGTACATCGATTCTTTCTTTGGGACTGCGTTCCTTCTCTTTACCTTCCATAGTCATCTCCAGCTTGTAGGTTATCGCTTACCCGAATAAGGGGTAGATTATGAGGACGTTGTCGTCTTGCCGTACGGATAAGTGCTGACCGCCTTCATCGATTTGATTCGGGCACACAGTCCTTCGACGGTGAGCCCTGTCATCTGCCGCTGCTCCTTGACCGAACCGTGCTCGACAAAGATATCCGGAACTCCCATCAGCTCCACGGTTACATGATGAAGCCCGTGCTCTGCGAAAAACTCAAGCACCGCGCTTCCCAGGCTTCCCGCCTGGCTTGCTTCCTCCAGCACGACCAGCTTCGTACCTGCGCGTGCAAGATCAAGCAGCATATCATGGTCCAGCGGCTTCAGGAATCGTGCGTTGATCACTCCGGCCTGAATGCCCTCGCGCTTCAGCGCCTCGGACGCCTCTTCGGCTACCTGAACCATCGGCCCGCAGGCGATAACCGCGATATCGTCGCCGGGACGCATGCGCTCCCATGTGCCGATCGGCAGGCAGCGAAGCTCCGCATCCAGCGGAACGCCGGTTCCGTTGACGCGCGGGTAGCGATAGGCGATCGGACCGTCGTTATATTCAAGCGCCGTCTTCATCATATGGCGCAGCTCATTCTCGTCCTTCGGCATCATCAGCACGATGTTCGGAATATGCCGCATGAAGGCGATATCGTAGACGCCATGATGCGTCTCTCCATCGGCGCCAACGAAGCCGGCTCTGTCGATCGCGAACATGACGTTGGCGTTATGGCGGCAGATGTCATGGACAATCTGATCGTAAGCCCGCTGCATGAAGGTTGAATAGACGGCGAACACCGGCTTCATTCCTTCCATCGCCAGCGCCGCGCACAGCGTTGCCGCATGCTGCTCGGCGATGCCGACGTCGATCATTCTTCCCGGGAATTCCTTGGCAAAAGGAAACAGACCGGAGCCGCCCGGCATGGCCGGTGTAACGGCAATGAGGCGTTCGTCCTGCTTGCCAAGCTCAATCAGCGTCTCCCCGAACACATCGGTGTACATCGGGTTCCCTACGGCCTTCAGCACCTGGCCGGATTCGATTTTGTAAGGCGTGATGCCATGCCACTTATAGGAATCGGCTTCCGCCGGCTTATAGCCTTTGCCCTTGGTAGTCAGCGCATGAACAAGCACCGGACCCGCAACATTGTCCGCCTGATGGAATGTATCGATCATCGTCTGGATGTCATGGCCGTCCACCGGGCCCAAATACGTGAAGCCCAGCTCTTCGAACAGCACGCCGGGAACCATCATGTATTTCACGCTGTCCTTCATGCGCTCTGCCGTCTTCGCCAATCGTCCGCCGATCGCCGGAATTTTCTTCAGCAGCGTCTCCACTTCATCCTTGGCCCGCAGATAATGCCGGTCCGAGCGGATTTTGCTCAAATAGTTGTGCATGGCCCCGACATTCGGAGCGATGGACATCTCATTGTCGTTGAGAATAACCATCAGCTTGCGCCGCTCGTGGCCGATATGGTTCAGCGCCTCAAAGGCCATGCCGCCCGTAAGCGCACCGTCGCCGATCACGGCGACCACCTTGTTGTCCTCTCCCTTGAAGTCGCGCGCCATTGCCATGCCCATCGCGGCGGAGAGTGAGGTGCTGCTGTGTCCGGCTTCCCATACGTCATGCTCGCTCTCGGATCGCTTGACGAAGCCGCACAGCCCGTCTAATTTGCGGAGCGTATCGAAGCGGTCACTGCGGCCGGTCAATATTTTATGGACATACGCCTGATGTCCGACATCGAAGATGAATTTGTCCCTGGGACTGTCATAACAGTAATGCAGGGCCAGCGTGAGCTCCACGACTCCCAGATTGGAGGCCAGATGTCCGCCGGTAACGGACAGCTTCTCAATTAAAAACCGGCGAATCTCGTCCGCCAGCGAGTTTAATTGCTCGATCGATAGCGATTTCAGTTGCTGTGGATCATTCAGTTGTGGAAGCAGCACGTGAATTCCCCGCTTTCCTGATGTTGTAAAGTATAACCCTCATTATAACATAAGTGAAACGGCTGTCGAAAGGCAGCCGTTTCCGTGACAAGCTCTAGTGATCTCTCGACATTAAATACTCCGCGATCTCCAGAAGCCGCGACGCGTCGGAGAACCCGCCGTCCAGCACAGCATCCTTGGCCTCTCCTGTGAGCCGCTCCACTTCCCGGCGCGATTCCTCCAGCCCGATAAAATAAGGATAAGTCACCTTCTGCTGGCGGACATCGCTTCCGGTCTTCTTGCCGAGCTTGCCCTCGTCCCCGACAAGGTCCAGAATATCGTCCTGCACCTGAAAGGCCAGTCCAATATTAACGCCAAAACGCCGGAGCGCCTCCAGCTGCCGCTCGTCCGCTCCCGCAATCCGGCCACCGGCCAGCAGCGAGAATACGATCAAGTCCCCCGTCTTGTGCAGATGGATGTATTTCAGGCTGTCCAGATCAGTCAGCCCCTGCTCGCCATCCATATCGGCGGTCTGTCCGCCGACCATGCCGCGCGGACCGGCCATCTCGGCCAGGTCCTCGACGATTGAGAGCACACGCTCGGCAGGAACGCCGTGAGCCCGTGAGGACTGAACGACGCTGTAGAAAGCATGCGTCAGCAGCGCGTCGCCCGCCAGAATGGCGGTCGCCTCCCCGAACACTTTATGATTCGTCAGCCGTCCGCGGCGGTAATCGTCATCGTCCATCGCGGGAAGGTCGTCATGGATCAGTGAGTAAGTATGCACCATCTCGATGGCGGCTGCCACCGGAAGCGCCGCTTCCCGGCTTCCCCCGAGCGCCTCGCAGGCCGCGATCACGAGAAGAGGACGCAGGCGCTTGCCTCCGGCAAGCAGCGAGTAGCCCATCGCTTCTGCCAGCTTGGCCGGAACCTCCCAATGCGCCGGGAACAGCTTCTCAGGCGTCAGCAGGGCGGTTACCAAATCCGTAACGCCTGCCATATATTCATTCAGCGGTTGGCGGCGGTCATTGGGACCGGACACAGCTTCCGATGCAGGCCGGTCCTCAGGCCCGTCTCCGCGAAGTGCGCCGCTGCCGCTATAATCAGAATTCATCGGCAGCCCCTTCCAGCGCATCGCCGAACGGCTTCTTGCGCAGTTCTCCGTCTTCTTCGACGATCATCTCGATCTTGCGCTCCACCTGCTCCAGCTTGGCTCCGCACAGCTGGGAGAGCTTCATGCCCTGCTGGAACAGATCAATCGCTTTCTCCAGCGGAACATCGCCGTGCTCCAGTTCACGCACGATCAGCTCCAGCCGGTCCATCGCTTCCTCAAACCCCAGTTCCGCTTCTTCCTTCGCCATGTTCCTTCGCATCCTCCTTCATTCCCCATACCTGGCAGTCCAGCTGGCCGTCCGCCAGCTTCACGACAACCAGGTCGCCGAGCTGAACCTCGCCCAGCGATTTGATCAGGTGCTGTTCCTTCTCGTCATAGACCAGGCTGTATCCGCGCGCCATGACTTTAAGCGGGCTCAGCGCGTCCAGCGCTTTGAGCTCCGCCGCGAACCGGGCGCGCTTGTTCCCAATGGCCGCCCTCATGGCGGCGGCCAGTTCCCGCTTCGCGGATTCGGCGCGCTGCCTCGCGGCGATGACGCCCTCGCGCGGGCTGTGCCGCTCCAGGCGGTGATGCAGCACCGCCTGACGGTCGCGCGCCCGCGCTGCCTTCGACTCCAGCGCGCGCGTCAGCCGCTGCTGGAGCATGTCCAGCCGCTGCGCGTGCTGGAGCAGGGGCCGGCGCGGATTCGTGAGCGCCGGCGAGCGCCGCAGCGCGTCCAGCCGCTCGCGGCCGCGCTGCGCGCGCCGCTGCAAGCCCTGGCGCAGCAGGCGCTGCTGCTGGCGGAGCTGCGACATGAGCTCCGCCGAGCTCGGCACGGCCAGCTCCGCTGCGGCCGTGGGCGTCGCGGCCCTCAGGTCGGCCGCGAAATCCGCGATCGTAAAATCGGTCTCGTGGCCGACAGCCGAGATGACCGGAATGTCCGACTCGGCGATGGCGCGCGCAACCGCTTCTTCGTTGAACGCCCACAGCTCCTCCAGCGAGCCGCCGCCCCGGCCGACAATGAGCACGTCGGCTTCGCCGATGACGTTCAGATTCCGGATCGCCTTCACGATGGAAGGCGCGGCGGTCTTCCCCTGGACAAGCACGGGATACAGGACAATCTCCACCTGCGGAAACCGCCGGTGAAGCGTAATCAGAATATCCCGGACCGCCGCTCCCGTCGGCGACGTTACAACGCCGATGCATTTGGGGTAACGGGGAAGCGGCCGCTTCCGCCCCTGATCGAACAGCCCCTCCTGCTCCAGCTTCTTCTTCAACTGCTCGTAAGCCAGATACAGGCTGCCGATGCCGTCGGGCTGCATATGGGTAGCGTAGAACTGATATTGTCCGTCCCGCTCATACACCGTTACATTTCCTCTGGCGATTACCCGTGAGCCTTCCTTCGGTACGAACGGCAGCCGCTGGTTGTGGGACGCGAACATGATCGCCTTGATCCGGCTGCTCTCGTCCTTCAGCGTGAAGTACATATGTCCGCTGCCGTGATGCGTGAAATTCGAAATCTCGCCCCGAATCCACACATCGGACAGCACGGTGTCAGAGTCCAGCTTCATGCGGATGTACCGGTTCAGATCTTTAATGGAAAATACCTTGCGATCCGCCATGAGAAGGCTCCCTATTCCAGACCGCGGCGGCGCTTCGCTGCCGTCAGGGTGTTCACCATCAGCATCGTGATGGTCATCGGGCCCACGCCGCCGGGAACCGGCGTTATGTAGCCTGCAACTTCCTTGGCGCTGTCGTAATCGACATCTCCCGCCAGCTTGCCGTTGTCCAGACGGTTCATGCCTACGTCAATTACAACCGCGCCCGGCTTCACATAGGATGCGTCGATGAAGTTGGCGCGGCCGATTGCCACCACGAGCACATCGGCCATTTTGCACAGCTCGGCCATATTAGTCGTACGGGAATGGCACATTGTAACTGTCGCGTTCTCCCGCTGCAGCAGCAGAGATACCGGCTTGCCGACAATGTTGCTGCGTCCGACAACAACCGCATGCTTGCCGGAGAGGTCAATGCCCGTCCGCTTGATCAGCTCGATGACGCCGGCAGGCGTACAGGGCAGCAGACTGTCATCGCCGATAACGAGATTGCCGACGTTGACCGGATGGAAGCCGTCTACGTCCTTCTCTACGGAAATGGCGTCGATTACCGCTTTTTCGTTGATGTGTTTGGGGAGCGGAAGCTGCACCAGAATACCGTCGATATCATCGTCGTTGTTCAGTTCATCTACCAAGGCGAGCAGCTGCTCCTGAGTGGTGGTTGCGGGCAGCCGGTGTACGACCGAGTGAAAGCCGAGGCTGATGCATGTTTTTTCCTTGCTGTTCACATAGACCTGCGAACCCGGATCTTCACCGACGAGTACAACGGCCAGGCCCGGCTTAACGCCTTGCCCCGCGAGCGTCGCGACCTCCTTGGCGATATCTACACGAATCTCTTCGGAAACCAATTTACCGCTGATGATTGCTGCTGTCATGACACTCTTCTCCCCTTATTCTTGAAGTTAGTTGGATAGGCCCGCGGCTTGCAGCCATTCGGTCCTGCTGATCAGTTATGTTTAGCCTTCAGCTCTTCCAGATCCTGAATCATCTTGCCCAGTACGCCGTTGACGAACTTGCCGGAATCCTCTGTACCAAAATGCTTGGCCAGCTCAATCGCCTCATTGACGGCAACTTTGGCCGGTACATCGTTCAGATAGATCATTTCATAGGCGGCCAATCGCAAAATTTGACGGTCCACACGCGAGAGACGGCTCATCTGCCAGCCTTTCAAATAGTGTTCCAGCATGTCGTCGATCGCAGGCTTGGCTTCCCATATGCCGTTGACATGGCTGAGCACATAATCCCGCATCAGCGCCTCGTCCCCGATTGTCCGGTCCGTCTCGTTATCCTCGGCCGCTTCGTCCAGCAGCATGGTCACGGCTTCGCTGCTCTCTACCTCATTCATTTCCATCTGATACAGACTTTGAATCACAATTTCTCTTGCTACGCGTCTTTTCATTAGTACCTCCTTCATATACTTACAGCCGGAGTTCGGCGCTTACAGCCGGAGTTCGGCCGGGGGGATTACCGCTTCCATGCACCCGTTCAAGGCTCTCTCTGATAATGTCCGCATCACGTTTCAATTCCATACGAGAGGCGGGGAGCGAAAATCGAAGAGTCCCTTCCCCCTTAACAGACAGACTTCTTCTTAGCAAATCGCTTATTAATTCTTATCACAAGGATAAACGCCTAACGGCGTCCTTTAGGCGCCGTGCATTTACCGAGAAATAGAAGACCTATTGTAAGCAACAACTTATAATGTCTTATATTTTAAAAAAAACCGCGCCAGTCCTCATTCGGAGATCATTCACAGCTAACCGGTACGCTCCCGAAAGAAAGACTTTTAGCGCGGTTCATTTAAAAGGGCGCCAACGGGACGACAGCCGCTCCAGCAGTTCCCGCCAGGGAAACAGGGGAGCCTGTGCGTCTTTTCGTCCGCCAAGCGTATACCCGATGAACACAACCAGTGCAAAGAACAGCATATCCCAAAAACCGCTGATTAAATAAATGATGCCTAGCAGCAGACCAAAAGCCGCTCCCGTTATTCTGCCTCCGTGACTTTCCCATAATTCTCTCCAGGGCATAGGGGAAACCCACCTCTATTCCACTCGACTTTTGAAGCTGGGGGACTGAGCAAGGTTCGCAATGTAGACCGACACATCGGCTACCGGAACGCCTGTCGTCTCCTGCACATATTCATGAACCTGGCGCTGGATATCCGATGTCAGCAGCGGCAGCGAATGATCGCCGTCGACGACGCCGCGAATCATAATTTCGAGACCCGCCTGAGACACGCGAATGCGCGACTTCAGATCCCGGATGCCTTTGACGCGTCCTGCGGCCTTCAGACTTAAATTCTCAATCGTCTCCATGGAGATTTGAATATCCCCGTACTCCGTCCGCTGATCGACCGAAAGACTGGAAGAACGGTCCCGGCGCAGCGAGATATAGAAGAAGCGGATGCTGAGCAGGAACAGAATGACCGAGCCGGCGACCGCAGCGATGTAGACCGTGTTCCAGTCACGGATCTCCAGATTCCAGGGCACGACGCCGCTTAGCAGAAGGAGGGCAATTACCGATAATATTCCGATGCTTAAGCTGTACAGAAACAGCAGAAGTCTGTCCAAAATTTTGGCCACGAACCGCATAACCTCCTTAAAATAGAGAAACCCTCGACCGAAAGCGTCGGGGGTTCAAAGAAAACCCCACACAGTTGGTGGGGCTGTCGTTTGATGCTTGCTCAGGTACACCTGGTAGGGACCCCGGGAATGTATGGATTCTTCAGGCTGCCTCGCCAGAGTCCTTATTTCACGCGAAGAGCAGAATCCGTATCTTCGACGCTTGTGTTCTTCTCGACG includes these proteins:
- a CDS encoding TlyA family RNA methyltransferase translates to MEGKEKERSPKERIDVLLVEQGFYESREKAKAAIMAGLVLADEERIEKAGMKVPRSSVLKVKGAVHPYVSRGGLKLEKALRTFGIDVTGRTMLDIGASTGGFTDCALQNGASYVYAIDVGYNQLDWSLREDKRVCVMERTNFRYMTPSDLQGPAPDFASIDVSFISLKIILPPLKELLQRPADIVALIKPQFEAGREKVGKSGVVRDSAVHREVLVNVLSMAQELGYRLQGLTFSPITGGEGNIEFLAHWRLEHEQAGQIAEDASSGTPDSGFAELAARVTADASGTFGGQAPSSGGSPRR
- the dxs gene encoding 1-deoxy-D-xylulose-5-phosphate synthase, which produces MLLPQLNDPQQLKSLSIEQLNSLADEIRRFLIEKLSVTGGHLASNLGVVELTLALHYCYDSPRDKFIFDVGHQAYVHKILTGRSDRFDTLRKLDGLCGFVKRSESEHDVWEAGHSSTSLSAAMGMAMARDFKGEDNKVVAVIGDGALTGGMAFEALNHIGHERRKLMVILNDNEMSIAPNVGAMHNYLSKIRSDRHYLRAKDEVETLLKKIPAIGGRLAKTAERMKDSVKYMMVPGVLFEELGFTYLGPVDGHDIQTMIDTFHQADNVAGPVLVHALTTKGKGYKPAEADSYKWHGITPYKIESGQVLKAVGNPMYTDVFGETLIELGKQDERLIAVTPAMPGGSGLFPFAKEFPGRMIDVGIAEQHAATLCAALAMEGMKPVFAVYSTFMQRAYDQIVHDICRHNANVMFAIDRAGFVGADGETHHGVYDIAFMRHIPNIVLMMPKDENELRHMMKTALEYNDGPIAYRYPRVNGTGVPLDAELRCLPIGTWERMRPGDDIAVIACGPMVQVAEEASEALKREGIQAGVINARFLKPLDHDMLLDLARAGTKLVVLEEASQAGSLGSAVLEFFAEHGLHHVTVELMGVPDIFVEHGSVKEQRQMTGLTVEGLCARIKSMKAVSTYPYGKTTTSS
- a CDS encoding polyprenyl synthetase family protein yields the protein MAGVTDLVTALLTPEKLFPAHWEVPAKLAEAMGYSLLAGGKRLRPLLVIAACEALGGSREAALPVAAAIEMVHTYSLIHDDLPAMDDDDYRRGRLTNHKVFGEATAILAGDALLTHAFYSVVQSSRAHGVPAERVLSIVEDLAEMAGPRGMVGGQTADMDGEQGLTDLDSLKYIHLHKTGDLIVFSLLAGGRIAGADERQLEALRRFGVNIGLAFQVQDDILDLVGDEGKLGKKTGSDVRQQKVTYPYFIGLEESRREVERLTGEAKDAVLDGGFSDASRLLEIAEYLMSRDH
- the xseB gene encoding exodeoxyribonuclease VII small subunit, encoding MAKEEAELGFEEAMDRLELIVRELEHGDVPLEKAIDLFQQGMKLSQLCGAKLEQVERKIEMIVEEDGELRKKPFGDALEGAADEF
- the xseA gene encoding exodeoxyribonuclease VII large subunit — encoded protein: MADRKVFSIKDLNRYIRMKLDSDTVLSDVWIRGEISNFTHHGSGHMYFTLKDESSRIKAIMFASHNQRLPFVPKEGSRVIARGNVTVYERDGQYQFYATHMQPDGIGSLYLAYEQLKKKLEQEGLFDQGRKRPLPRYPKCIGVVTSPTGAAVRDILITLHRRFPQVEIVLYPVLVQGKTAAPSIVKAIRNLNVIGEADVLIVGRGGGSLEELWAFNEEAVARAIAESDIPVISAVGHETDFTIADFAADLRAATPTAAAELAVPSSAELMSQLRQQQRLLRQGLQRRAQRGRERLDALRRSPALTNPRRPLLQHAQRLDMLQQRLTRALESKAARARDRQAVLHHRLERHSPREGVIAARQRAESAKRELAAAMRAAIGNKRARFAAELKALDALSPLKVMARGYSLVYDEKEQHLIKSLGEVQLGDLVVVKLADGQLDCQVWGMKEDAKEHGEGRSGTGV
- the folD gene encoding bifunctional methylenetetrahydrofolate dehydrogenase/methenyltetrahydrofolate cyclohydrolase FolD yields the protein MTAAIISGKLVSEEIRVDIAKEVATLAGQGVKPGLAVVLVGEDPGSQVYVNSKEKTCISLGFHSVVHRLPATTTQEQLLALVDELNNDDDIDGILVQLPLPKHINEKAVIDAISVEKDVDGFHPVNVGNLVIGDDSLLPCTPAGVIELIKRTGIDLSGKHAVVVGRSNIVGKPVSLLLQRENATVTMCHSRTTNMAELCKMADVLVVAIGRANFIDASYVKPGAVVIDVGMNRLDNGKLAGDVDYDSAKEVAGYITPVPGGVGPMTITMLMVNTLTAAKRRRGLE
- the nusB gene encoding transcription antitermination factor NusB, with the protein product MKRRVAREIVIQSLYQMEMNEVESSEAVTMLLDEAAEDNETDRTIGDEALMRDYVLSHVNGIWEAKPAIDDMLEHYLKGWQMSRLSRVDRQILRLAAYEMIYLNDVPAKVAVNEAIELAKHFGTEDSGKFVNGVLGKMIQDLEELKAKHN
- a CDS encoding DUF2273 domain-containing protein, whose protein sequence is MPWRELWESHGGRITGAAFGLLLGIIYLISGFWDMLFFALVVFIGYTLGGRKDAQAPLFPWRELLERLSSRWRPFK
- the amaP gene encoding alkaline shock response membrane anchor protein AmaP is translated as MAKILDRLLLFLYSLSIGILSVIALLLLSGVVPWNLEIRDWNTVYIAAVAGSVILFLLSIRFFYISLRRDRSSSLSVDQRTEYGDIQISMETIENLSLKAAGRVKGIRDLKSRIRVSQAGLEIMIRGVVDGDHSLPLLTSDIQRQVHEYVQETTGVPVADVSVYIANLAQSPSFKSRVE